Proteins encoded within one genomic window of Mesorhizobium sp. AR10:
- the lexA gene encoding transcriptional repressor LexA, which produces MLTRKQHELLMFIHERLKESGIPPSFDEMKEALDLASKSGIHRLITALEERGFIRRLPNRARALEVLRLPDSIAPGLNAARKFSPSVIQGSLGQGGLGRQIKPAPSRMPSAGNDDDVVAAVSIPVMGRIAAGVPIDAIQHQTHSISVPPDMIMGGEHYALEVKGDSMIEAGIFDGDTVIIRNADTASPGEIIVALVDDEEATLKRFRRKGASIALEAANPAYETRIFGPDRVKVQGKLVGLIRRY; this is translated from the coding sequence ATGCTGACGCGCAAGCAACATGAACTTCTGATGTTCATCCATGAGCGGCTGAAGGAAAGCGGCATTCCGCCCTCGTTCGACGAGATGAAGGAAGCGCTCGACTTAGCCTCCAAGTCGGGAATCCATCGGCTGATCACGGCGCTGGAAGAACGCGGCTTCATTCGTCGGCTACCCAATCGCGCGCGCGCCCTGGAAGTGCTGCGCCTACCGGACTCGATTGCGCCCGGTCTCAACGCAGCGCGCAAATTCTCGCCAAGCGTCATTCAGGGCAGTCTTGGGCAGGGCGGCCTGGGGCGGCAAATCAAGCCGGCGCCGTCGCGCATGCCTTCGGCCGGCAATGACGACGATGTGGTTGCCGCAGTGTCCATCCCGGTGATGGGACGGATTGCAGCCGGCGTGCCGATCGACGCCATCCAGCACCAAACGCATTCGATCTCGGTGCCGCCGGACATGATCATGGGCGGCGAGCACTATGCGCTGGAGGTGAAGGGCGATTCGATGATCGAGGCCGGCATTTTCGATGGCGACACGGTCATTATCCGCAACGCCGACACGGCAAGCCCCGGCGAGATCATCGTGGCGCTGGTCGACGATGAGGAAGCGACATTGAAGCGGTTCCGCCGCAAGGGCGCCTCGATTGCCCTTGAGGCCGCCAACCCGGCCTATGAAACCCGCATTTTTGGTCCGGACCGGGTCAAGGTGCAAGGCAAGCTCGTCGGGCTGATCCGGCGCTATTGA
- a CDS encoding AMP-binding protein, translating to MLGPTAHTDTFTRDNLPPQDQWPDFLLDGFAYPDFLNAGVELTDRLVEMGLGDHTALIGNGRRRTYKELSDWTNRLAHALVENFGVKPGNRVLIRSANNPAMVACWLAATKAGAVVVNTMPMLRAGELAKIVDKAEVTLALCDVRLMDEMAACAKDSLFLKQVVGFDGTANHDAELDRAALDKPVIFASVKTGRDDVALLGFTSGTTGVPKATMHFHRDLLIIADAYAREILEVTPDDIFVGSPPLAFTFGLGGLAIFPLRFGAAATLLEQATPPNMVHMIEAYRATISFTAPTAYRAMLKAMDEGADLSSLRVAVSAGETLPAPVFEEWTRKTGKPILDGIGATEMLHIFISNRLSDMKPASTGKAVGGYEARIVDDKMREVHRGTTGRLAVRGPTGCRYMADDRQKDYVRDGWNLTGDTFVQDEDGFFHFAARSDDMIVSAGYNIAGPEVEAALLSHADVAECAVIGAEDVERGQIVEAHVVLVQGVVANQETVKRLQDHVKATIAPYKYPRSVKFTDALPKTQTGKIQRFRLRASKT from the coding sequence ATGCTTGGACCGACAGCCCACACCGACACCTTCACACGCGACAACCTTCCGCCGCAGGATCAATGGCCGGACTTCCTGCTCGATGGCTTTGCCTATCCCGATTTCCTCAATGCCGGTGTCGAACTGACCGACAGGCTGGTCGAAATGGGCCTGGGTGATCATACGGCGCTGATCGGCAACGGCCGCCGCCGCACCTACAAGGAACTGTCCGACTGGACGAACCGGCTGGCGCATGCGCTGGTCGAGAATTTTGGCGTCAAGCCGGGCAACCGGGTGCTTATCCGCTCGGCCAACAATCCAGCCATGGTCGCCTGCTGGCTGGCCGCCACCAAGGCCGGCGCCGTCGTCGTCAACACCATGCCCATGCTGCGAGCCGGGGAGCTGGCCAAGATCGTCGACAAGGCGGAGGTCACACTGGCGCTGTGTGACGTCAGGTTGATGGATGAGATGGCCGCCTGCGCCAAGGACAGCCTGTTTCTCAAACAGGTGGTGGGCTTCGACGGCACCGCCAACCATGACGCCGAACTCGATCGCGCGGCTCTCGACAAGCCCGTCATTTTTGCCTCGGTGAAGACCGGCCGCGACGACGTCGCACTGCTCGGCTTCACCTCCGGCACGACGGGAGTGCCCAAGGCGACGATGCATTTTCATCGCGACCTGCTGATTATCGCCGACGCCTATGCGCGCGAAATTCTCGAAGTGACGCCGGACGACATCTTTGTCGGCTCACCGCCGCTCGCATTCACCTTCGGCCTCGGCGGGCTCGCCATCTTCCCGCTGCGCTTCGGCGCCGCGGCGACCTTGCTTGAGCAGGCGACGCCGCCCAACATGGTCCACATGATCGAGGCCTACAGGGCGACCATTTCCTTCACCGCGCCGACCGCCTATCGGGCGATGCTGAAGGCGATGGATGAAGGGGCCGACCTGTCGTCGCTGCGTGTCGCCGTTTCGGCCGGCGAGACGTTGCCGGCGCCTGTCTTCGAGGAGTGGACGCGAAAGACCGGCAAGCCGATCCTCGACGGTATCGGCGCCACCGAAATGCTGCACATCTTCATCTCCAACCGCCTTAGTGACATGAAGCCTGCCTCGACCGGAAAAGCCGTTGGCGGCTACGAAGCGCGCATCGTCGATGACAAGATGCGCGAGGTCCACCGCGGCACGACAGGCAGGCTCGCCGTGCGCGGTCCGACCGGCTGCCGCTACATGGCCGATGACCGCCAGAAGGACTATGTCCGCGACGGCTGGAACCTCACCGGCGACACTTTCGTGCAGGACGAAGACGGCTTTTTCCACTTCGCCGCGCGCTCCGACGACATGATCGTCAGCGCCGGCTACAACATTGCCGGGCCGGAGGTCGAAGCGGCGTTGCTCTCGCATGCCGACGTCGCCGAATGCGCGGTGATCGGCGCCGAGGACGTCGAACGTGGCCAGATCGTCGAAGCCCATGTCGTACTCGTGCAAGGCGTCGTGGCGAACCAGGAAACCGTCAAACGCCTGCAGGACCACGTCAAGGCGACGATCGCACCCTACAAATACCCGCGATCGGTGAAGTTCACCGACGCCTTGCCGAAGACGCAAACCGGCAAGATTCAGCGCTTCCGGCTGCGCGCGTCGAAAACCTAA
- the kynU gene encoding kynureninase, protein MVGIPDLAAIEAMDAADPLRAMRDRFVLPQGVVYLDGNSLGAASHAAFDELRKAATEEWAHDLIRAWNTAGWFDMPLELGDQLGRLIGAAAGLTVVCDTTSINIYKVLHAAMAMRPGRSIIVAEGDSFPTDLYMAEGVVSTREGTVLRLAGVDAPDIEKLIDERVAVVLVNHVNYKSGELRDMMALTRRAHEAGALIVWDLCHTAGAMPVELDKANADFAVGCTYKYLNGGPGAPAFIYAAERHLADITQPLSGWWGHARPFAFEQGYAAGIGIRRFLCGTQPVLSMRTLKGALDIWNDVDLAAVRSKSIALADLFIELVETKCGAFGLTLESTRDGAMRGSQISFMHEHGYQIMRALIERGVIGDFRAPSTMRFGFTPLYVGYTDVWRAVEVLEDILRTGAWKDARFAVKAAVT, encoded by the coding sequence ATGGTGGGAATTCCCGATCTCGCGGCGATCGAGGCGATGGATGCCGCAGATCCCCTGCGCGCCATGCGCGACCGCTTTGTCCTGCCGCAAGGGGTGGTCTATCTCGACGGCAACTCGCTGGGGGCTGCTTCGCATGCCGCTTTCGATGAATTGCGCAAGGCTGCGACCGAAGAATGGGCGCACGATCTCATCCGCGCCTGGAACACGGCCGGCTGGTTCGACATGCCGCTTGAGCTCGGCGACCAACTCGGGCGCCTGATCGGCGCCGCGGCTGGGCTGACAGTGGTCTGCGACACGACGTCGATCAACATCTACAAGGTACTGCACGCCGCCATGGCAATGCGGCCGGGGCGGTCAATCATCGTCGCCGAGGGCGACAGCTTTCCGACCGACCTTTACATGGCCGAAGGTGTGGTCTCGACCCGAGAAGGCACTGTGCTGCGCCTCGCCGGCGTCGACGCGCCTGATATCGAGAAGCTGATCGACGAACGCGTCGCCGTGGTGCTGGTCAACCACGTCAACTACAAGTCGGGCGAATTGCGCGACATGATGGCGCTGACGCGCAGAGCCCATGAGGCCGGCGCGCTGATCGTCTGGGATCTCTGCCATACTGCAGGTGCCATGCCGGTCGAACTGGACAAGGCGAATGCCGATTTCGCCGTCGGCTGTACCTACAAATACCTCAACGGCGGCCCGGGTGCTCCTGCCTTCATCTACGCGGCGGAGCGCCATCTTGCCGATATCACCCAGCCGCTCAGCGGCTGGTGGGGCCATGCACGGCCCTTCGCCTTCGAGCAAGGCTACGCGGCCGGCATCGGCATCCGCCGGTTTCTGTGCGGCACCCAGCCCGTCCTGTCGATGCGCACGCTCAAGGGAGCGCTCGACATCTGGAACGATGTCGACCTGGCGGCAGTGCGAAGCAAGAGCATTGCGCTGGCCGACCTGTTCATCGAACTCGTCGAGACAAAGTGCGGCGCCTTTGGTCTCACGCTGGAAAGCACCCGCGACGGCGCCATGCGCGGCAGCCAGATCTCGTTCATGCACGAGCACGGCTACCAAATCATGCGGGCGCTGATCGAACGTGGCGTGATCGGCGATTTCCGTGCGCCGTCGACCATGCGTTTCGGCTTCACCCCGCTCTATGTCGGCTACACCGATGTGTGGCGGGCTGTCGAAGTGCTCGAAGACATCTTGCGCACCGGCGCCTGGAAGGATGCGCGCTTCGCCGTCAAGGCGGCCGTCACCTGA
- the gltX gene encoding glutamate--tRNA ligase, whose product MSDKVVTRFAPSPTGFLHIGGARTALFNWLYAKHTGGTMLLRIEDTDRERFNEAATQAILDGLTWLGLSWDGEAISQFERAPRHREVAEELVRLGKAYYAYETPAELEAIREAARAKGLPPRYDGSWRDRDPSEAPPGVKGAIRIKAPSEGETVVDDRVQGEVRFPNKDLDDFIILRSDGNPTYMHAVVVDDHDMGVTHIIRGDDHLTNAARQTVIYRAMGWDVPSMSHIPLIHGADGAKLSKRHGALGVEAYRAMGYLPEALLNYLARLGWSHGDDEIMSIKDMIVWFDIGDVNKGAARFDFAKLESINGAHMRRMADADLLDIFVATLPHLEGGPAIAARLDDKRKAQLLAALPGLKERAKTLVELVDGAAFLFVDRPLPIDEKAALLLNGEAREILGGAHAALKTLSGDWTAAAAEAAIRDYALAGGHKLGAVAQPLRAALTGKSTSPGVFDVLAVLGREESLARIADQID is encoded by the coding sequence ATGTCCGACAAGGTCGTCACTCGTTTTGCCCCCTCGCCCACCGGCTTCCTGCATATTGGCGGCGCGCGCACAGCGCTGTTCAACTGGCTGTATGCGAAGCACACCGGCGGCACGATGCTGCTGCGCATTGAGGACACCGATCGCGAGCGCTTCAACGAAGCGGCGACCCAGGCCATTCTGGATGGGCTGACATGGCTTGGCCTTTCCTGGGACGGCGAGGCCATATCGCAGTTCGAGCGCGCGCCGCGCCATCGCGAGGTGGCCGAGGAACTGGTGCGCCTGGGCAAGGCCTACTACGCCTACGAAACCCCTGCAGAACTGGAGGCGATCCGCGAGGCAGCGCGCGCCAAGGGCCTGCCGCCGCGCTATGACGGAAGCTGGCGCGACCGCGACCCGTCAGAGGCACCGCCAGGCGTCAAGGGCGCCATCCGCATCAAGGCGCCGAGCGAGGGCGAGACCGTGGTGGACGACCGCGTGCAGGGCGAGGTGCGCTTTCCCAACAAGGATCTCGACGACTTCATCATCCTGCGCTCGGATGGCAACCCGACCTACATGCATGCCGTCGTCGTCGACGATCACGACATGGGCGTCACCCACATCATCCGCGGCGACGATCATCTGACCAACGCCGCCCGCCAGACGGTGATCTACCGCGCCATGGGCTGGGACGTGCCGTCGATGTCGCATATTCCGCTGATCCATGGCGCCGATGGCGCCAAGCTGTCGAAACGGCACGGCGCGCTCGGTGTCGAGGCCTATCGCGCCATGGGCTACCTGCCCGAGGCGCTGCTCAACTATCTGGCCCGGCTCGGCTGGAGCCATGGCGACGACGAGATCATGTCGATCAAGGACATGATCGTGTGGTTCGACATCGGCGACGTCAACAAGGGCGCCGCACGCTTCGACTTCGCCAAGCTCGAGTCGATCAACGGCGCGCACATGCGCCGCATGGCCGATGCCGATCTGCTGGACATCTTCGTCGCCACCTTGCCGCATCTCGAAGGGGGGCCGGCGATCGCCGCGCGCCTCGACGACAAACGCAAGGCGCAGTTGCTTGCCGCCCTACCCGGTCTGAAGGAACGCGCCAAGACGCTGGTCGAGCTGGTCGACGGCGCCGCCTTCCTGTTCGTCGATCGCCCATTGCCGATCGACGAAAAGGCAGCGCTGCTGCTCAATGGCGAGGCGCGCGAGATCTTGGGCGGTGCTCACGCGGCGCTGAAAACACTTTCAGGTGATTGGACCGCCGCTGCGGCGGAAGCCGCGATCCGCGACTACGCGCTGGCCGGCGGCCACAAACTCGGTGCTGTGGCCCAACCGCTGCGGGCTGCGCTCACCGGCAAAAGCACTTCGCCCGGCGTGTTCGACGTGCTTGCCGTGCTCGGCCGGGAGGAAAGCTTGGCGCGCATCGCCGATCAAATCGATTAG